AAATATCCCGCTATATACCCCGCCACGATACCTCCAAGAAATCCTGCACCCATGTCTACTGCTAAAAAGCCACCAACCATACCTGGGGCAAGGCCTGGCTTATCTGCAATAGAGTACGCTATGTATCCTGCGAGCACTGGAACAAACAATTTAAATGCTGCTCCTCCACCCATTTTCATGAGCGCCCAAGCTAGTGTTCCTTCCTGCTCAAATGCGTGGATACCAAAAGCGAACGAGAGTGCTATCAACACGCCCCCCGCGACGACGAAGGGTATCATAAAGGAAACTCCTGTTAGTAAATGTTTGTATGCACCACTTACCGCGTTTACTGGGATTATGTCACTACTCTTTCCGCTCTTTTCAGGTTTTTTTGTGGGTTGCTCTTTTCTGCGGGCGGACTCTTTCTTTGCAAGCTCACTAGCCCTCAGCAGGACTTCTTTTGCGTTCTTTATAGCTTCTTGGAGGGGAACTTCCACTATTGGCTTACCTCTAAACCTAGAGAGATCTACCTTCGTTGCGGCAGCTACTACCACAGCATCTGCCTCTTCAATGTCCTTCTCTGAAAGTTGATTTTCGGCCCCTTTTGCTCCTTGGGTCTCAACTTTTATTTCAAGACCCAATTCCCTAGCGGCTTTCTCTAAAGCCTCTGCTGCCATATATGTGTGGGCTATTCCAGTTGGGCACGCCGTAGTGGCCACAATTTTTATTTTTCGATTTTCTTCGTCCGGCATCTTTTAACACCTCCCTAACATTTTTGGATAAATAAATCCGCTTATCTTTCAATATTCTTGCTCAAAGTCTCCACAATCTCGTGTGGTGTTTTTGCCCGCATCAGAGCTTCTCTAAACTCTTCATGAACAAGACTCCTAGAGAGAGAACTCAACATTTTTAGGTGAAGATCTTGAGCATTCTCAGGAACCGCTATCAAGAACACCAAGTGCACAGGCTTACCGTCTATGGCCTCAAAATCAACACCTCTACTTGATTTTCCAATGGCCACTGCAGGTGATACCACAGCAGAGCTTTTAGCGTGAGGTATTGCAATACCAAATCCGACTCCTGTTGACGTTATCTGTTCCCTTGCCCATACATCCTCAAAGAACCGCTCCTTGTCCTTGACGAC
The window above is part of the Thermococcus sp. P6 genome. Proteins encoded here:
- a CDS encoding PTS sugar transporter subunit IIA is translated as MSEVKGLVREELIKMDLKGRNKSEVILELVDILYKHKVVKDKERFFEDVWAREQITSTGVGFGIAIPHAKSSAVVSPAVAIGKSSRGVDFEAIDGKPVHLVFLIAVPENAQDLHLKMLSSLSRSLVHEEFREALMRAKTPHEIVETLSKNIER
- a CDS encoding PTS fructose transporter subunit IIC, which encodes MPDEENRKIKIVATTACPTGIAHTYMAAEALEKAARELGLEIKVETQGAKGAENQLSEKDIEEADAVVVAAATKVDLSRFRGKPIVEVPLQEAIKNAKEVLLRASELAKKESARRKEQPTKKPEKSGKSSDIIPVNAVSGAYKHLLTGVSFMIPFVVAGGVLIALSFAFGIHAFEQEGTLAWALMKMGGGAAFKLFVPVLAGYIAYSIADKPGLAPGMVGGFLAVDMGAGFLGGIVAGYIAGYFVEYLKKVKVPELLSGIYTIFVIPLTSVFVVGSLMIYIIGNPIAGIEEGLRNWLSTVSTAGAITFGLILGAMMAFDMGGPVNKAAYTFAVGLLGEGIYTPMAAVMAAGMTPPLGLALATTLKKHLFTEEEIEAGRAAWILGISFITEGAIPFAAADPFRIIPSIMVGSAITGALSMALNLELRAPHGGIFAIILPNVVNHPLTYLGVITIGTIITALVVIAVKRYTRKWETVA